In Pirellulales bacterium, the following proteins share a genomic window:
- a CDS encoding site-specific integrase: MTTPKPTNTHQEAATHSDPLGAYPQQFQKHLESQHYMPATIAQYGRCINVLRSQMVVLGVKLHDLDEDWAVELIGKSPYRSFRSKTSAFIIRTFVRFLATLGATKTVLATSPGDSARGQLKQDYENYLRRQRGLSERTIFHSWRIADRFLEFRFGKEIGDLSQITAADIASFLQQLTTRKPPLRDKTLSSHLRNFFRYLFQAGKTPTNLALGILSVAQRYGARLPRHLTAEQVDTLVKAVRTDTVVGRRNYAMMLLVARLGLRAPEVVAMQIDDIDWRSGEIVIRGKGKRHDRVPLPPDVGEALADYIRFARVTASRVLFVTERSPHRPFKSGQVLNYILRDAFAKSGLTPPAPYVGSHILRHSLATNLVQRGASLEEISDVLRHRSRASTMIYAKLDIDGLRSIALPWPAVGGVK; the protein is encoded by the coding sequence ATGACCACACCAAAACCGACCAACACTCATCAAGAAGCTGCGACGCACAGCGATCCGCTGGGGGCCTATCCGCAGCAGTTTCAAAAGCATTTGGAGAGCCAGCATTACATGCCGGCCACCATCGCCCAATACGGCCGTTGCATCAACGTGCTGCGGAGCCAGATGGTAGTGCTTGGCGTGAAACTGCACGATCTCGACGAAGATTGGGCGGTGGAACTGATCGGCAAATCGCCGTATCGGTCATTCCGCAGCAAAACCAGCGCCTTCATCATCAGGACCTTCGTCAGGTTCCTGGCCACCTTGGGAGCAACGAAGACAGTCTTGGCGACATCACCCGGCGACAGCGCGCGCGGGCAACTCAAGCAAGACTACGAAAATTATTTGCGTCGCCAGCGAGGCTTAAGCGAGAGAACGATCTTTCATAGCTGGCGCATCGCCGATCGGTTCCTCGAATTCCGCTTTGGGAAGGAAATCGGCGACCTGTCACAGATCACAGCGGCCGACATTGCAAGTTTTTTGCAGCAACTGACGACGCGAAAGCCACCGCTCCGGGATAAGACGCTTTCTTCGCACCTGAGAAACTTCTTCCGGTACCTCTTCCAGGCCGGAAAAACACCGACCAATCTTGCCCTAGGCATCCTGAGCGTCGCACAGCGCTATGGGGCAAGACTGCCTCGACACCTGACGGCCGAACAGGTGGACACCCTCGTCAAGGCGGTTCGGACTGATACCGTCGTAGGCCGGCGCAACTACGCCATGATGTTGCTGGTCGCGCGACTTGGGTTGCGGGCACCCGAAGTAGTTGCCATGCAGATCGATGATATCGACTGGCGGTCCGGCGAGATCGTCATTCGCGGCAAGGGCAAGAGGCATGATCGTGTTCCTCTACCGCCGGATGTAGGTGAGGCACTGGCAGATTACATCCGGTTCGCTCGCGTAACGGCGTCGCGCGTGCTGTTCGTAACGGAACGGTCACCTCATCGTCCATTCAAGAGCGGGCAGGTGCTGAACTATATCCTGAGAGATGCCTTCGCCAAAAGTGGCTTAACGCCGCCGGCGCCTTATGTGGGGTCGCACATTCTGCGGCATAGCCTGGCGACGAATCTTGTACAGCGCGGCGCCTCGCTGGAGGAAATCAGCGACGTACTCCGCCATCGCTCGCGAGCTTCCACCATGATTTATGCCAAGCTCGATATCGATGGCCTGCGCTCGATCGCTCTGCCCTGGCCGGCCGTGGGAGGTGTAAAATGA
- a CDS encoding zincin-like metallopeptidase domain-containing protein, whose amino-acid sequence MRHAALCVLCRSRHNTHWTRHPSRLAREFGRQRWGDEGYSMEELVAELGAAFLCADLSLTPEVREDHAAYIASWLKVLRNDKRAVFTAAAHAQRAADYLHQLQPSEAAHAA is encoded by the coding sequence ATCCGGCACGCGGCATTATGCGTTTTATGCCGATCTCGGCATAACACACACTGGACCAGGCACCCGTCACGGCTGGCCCGTGAGTTCGGCCGGCAACGCTGGGGTGACGAAGGCTATAGCATGGAGGAACTGGTCGCCGAACTGGGTGCCGCCTTCCTGTGCGCCGACCTGAGCCTCACTCCCGAGGTACGCGAAGATCATGCGGCCTACATTGCCTCCTGGCTCAAGGTGCTTCGCAACGACAAGCGAGCCGTCTTCACCGCTGCCGCACATGCCCAGCGTGCGGCGGATTACCTTCACCAATTGCAGCCCTCGGAGGCTGCCCATGCGGCGTGA
- a CDS encoding FG-GAP-like repeat-containing protein: MLKAHPSSGFSLITISILLTVAALIFTSVLPGKDNADNNGKILNNAKKLERVEEAMRSFMAANGRRPCPADGQYAENTQYFGVEAGTPGICTGNTSPTPNAPLGPDAGTGYVVGGVIPTKTLGLPDEYAYDEYGRRFTYVVDTRATESPAAAVTNNNNTPPAGRRVAPKTHAPGCYNLQQSIKLNGAKPGITIENISGGTIIDQTMYAYISHGASGYGAWPAQGSTVANRINSGSTDVDMQVNAGVDALGVSSTFTYNTTNFTNVKIQKDRVNSTLPAGGTDTGFDDLLWYRPDTKNTCCLGAACLQPGFITELYFGSYTSEVGLFLAVGDVNGDGIPDLIIGASQYVYVVFGTRTGFPDPLLLDNLNGTNGFTLGPTGWTTTQSVAVGDVNGDGIPDLIIGIYGPGYTYVVYGARGTWPGDGSGSAGVYSLSAGGSLINGTQGFRLDDPPGTGDQFGYSVAAGDINGDGYADIIIGAHDADAYSLPTGGYTMGSTFVVFGKSTSGSTFLPTTSYTYSGTSVTPASYTNLMVGETLVGTKIPSGATISSCNGGAAIEGTPCLSGNPIVLSAAPTGTGSFTVATAPVIATATPRGLTTLIDGVQGIRLDSVGNSYYCGTALAVGDINGDGVGDLVIGCSSATGEAFALFGKNSGLPFLASTTYSWTSGASITPASYSDLMVGETVAGSGIPTGTTIASCNGGVNTDGTVCTSSVVLSASPRAAGALYVATAPLATGTGTFIDGTQGVRLDAEWSGNTVAATDFNGDGIADLILDASSYENLNEYVVFGKNSSMALLASTTANGTTSNSTSLALNSYTDIMAGETLSGTGIPAGTIISSCTGGTVCTGTLTLSNAATVNNNATITVATAPLNTGTGTFIDGTHGVQFAGTIPGGPSTHAMTSGDINGDGYADLIASFTLNAGGGNTYVIFGNSGNWTTPQTLSNLLDGTHGFQLTSAIEGEYPALATGDINGDGIPDLILGVPFTPIESLGPGYVYTYFGHKNNPANPWPNPSYNIDGL, encoded by the coding sequence ATGCTCAAAGCGCATCCCTCATCGGGCTTCAGCCTAATCACGATCAGCATTTTGCTGACGGTCGCGGCGCTGATTTTCACATCGGTGCTGCCGGGTAAGGACAATGCAGACAACAACGGCAAAATACTTAACAACGCCAAGAAGCTGGAGCGGGTCGAGGAAGCGATGCGCTCGTTCATGGCGGCCAACGGCCGTCGCCCTTGTCCGGCCGACGGGCAGTATGCCGAGAACACCCAGTATTTCGGAGTCGAGGCGGGCACGCCCGGCATTTGTACCGGCAACACGTCTCCGACGCCCAATGCACCGCTCGGACCGGATGCAGGAACGGGCTATGTCGTCGGTGGCGTCATCCCGACTAAAACACTTGGGCTGCCGGATGAATACGCCTACGACGAATATGGCCGGCGATTCACCTACGTCGTGGATACGCGAGCAACGGAAAGCCCCGCAGCGGCAGTGACCAATAACAATAACACCCCCCCCGCCGGAAGGAGGGTCGCCCCCAAAACTCACGCGCCAGGCTGCTATAACTTGCAGCAGAGCATCAAGCTCAACGGCGCAAAGCCCGGCATCACGATCGAAAACATCAGCGGTGGCACGATCATCGACCAAACTATGTACGCCTACATTAGCCACGGCGCGAGCGGCTACGGCGCATGGCCGGCGCAAGGAAGTACCGTAGCCAATCGTATCAACAGCGGCAGCACGGATGTCGATATGCAGGTCAATGCCGGTGTGGACGCTCTCGGCGTCAGCTCTACTTTTACGTATAACACCACCAACTTCACGAACGTCAAGATTCAGAAAGATCGGGTGAACTCCACTTTACCCGCCGGCGGCACCGATACCGGCTTCGACGACCTCCTTTGGTATCGCCCCGACACGAAAAACACCTGCTGCCTCGGCGCGGCCTGCCTGCAGCCGGGGTTCATCACTGAGTTGTACTTCGGAAGCTATACCTCTGAGGTCGGCTTATTCCTGGCCGTTGGCGATGTCAATGGCGACGGCATCCCCGATCTGATTATCGGCGCTTCTCAGTACGTCTATGTCGTATTCGGCACGCGCACCGGGTTTCCCGATCCGCTGCTGCTGGACAACCTCAACGGCACGAATGGGTTTACACTAGGCCCCACCGGCTGGACGACGACGCAGTCGGTAGCCGTAGGCGATGTCAACGGCGACGGCATCCCCGATCTGATTATCGGCATCTATGGTCCCGGCTATACCTACGTGGTGTACGGCGCGCGTGGAACATGGCCGGGTGATGGCAGCGGAAGCGCCGGGGTCTATAGTCTGAGCGCCGGCGGATCGTTGATCAACGGCACGCAGGGCTTCCGGCTCGATGACCCGCCTGGAACGGGTGATCAGTTTGGCTATTCGGTCGCCGCCGGCGATATCAACGGCGACGGTTACGCCGACATCATCATCGGTGCCCATGACGCTGACGCATATTCCCTCCCTACAGGAGGTTATACTATGGGTTCCACGTTCGTCGTGTTCGGCAAAAGCACCAGCGGCAGCACATTTCTGCCCACCACAAGCTATACCTATAGCGGCACGTCGGTGACTCCTGCGTCGTACACCAATCTCATGGTCGGCGAGACGCTGGTCGGAACAAAGATTCCGAGCGGCGCGACCATCTCCAGTTGCAACGGCGGAGCCGCCATTGAGGGAACGCCCTGTCTATCGGGCAATCCCATCGTTCTGTCCGCCGCCCCGACGGGAACGGGATCGTTCACCGTGGCCACGGCACCCGTCATCGCCACAGCGACTCCCCGCGGCCTCACCACGCTCATCGACGGCGTACAAGGCATCCGGCTTGATAGCGTGGGTAACTCTTATTACTGCGGCACAGCCCTCGCAGTCGGGGATATTAACGGCGACGGCGTCGGCGACCTCGTTATCGGCTGCTCCTCCGCCACCGGCGAAGCCTTCGCCCTGTTCGGCAAGAATTCCGGCTTGCCCTTTTTGGCAAGCACAACGTACAGCTGGACCAGCGGCGCATCCATTACTCCGGCTTCCTACAGCGACCTGATGGTCGGCGAGACAGTGGCCGGAAGCGGCATTCCCACCGGCACGACCATCGCCAGTTGCAACGGTGGAGTGAATACGGACGGGACGGTCTGCACGTCCAGCGTCGTACTTTCCGCCAGCCCGAGGGCGGCCGGCGCGCTCTACGTGGCCACGGCACCGCTTGCCACCGGCACCGGCACGTTCATCGACGGCACGCAGGGAGTCCGGCTTGATGCCGAATGGAGCGGAAATACAGTAGCCGCCACGGACTTCAACGGCGACGGCATCGCCGACCTGATCCTCGACGCATCGTCTTACGAAAACCTCAATGAATACGTCGTGTTCGGCAAAAACTCCAGCATGGCACTCCTGGCCAGCACGACGGCGAATGGAACCACCAGCAACTCAACAAGCCTCGCCCTGAATTCATATACTGATATTATGGCAGGCGAAACGCTCTCCGGCACCGGCATTCCGGCCGGCACGATTATTAGCTCTTGTACAGGTGGCACCGTTTGCACAGGTACGCTTACTCTTTCAAATGCCGCAACGGTAAACAATAACGCAACCATCACCGTGGCAACAGCGCCGCTCAATACCGGTACCGGTACGTTTATTGACGGCACACATGGCGTCCAGTTCGCGGGCACAATCCCTGGGGGTCCCTCCACCCACGCCATGACCAGCGGCGATATCAACGGCGACGGCTACGCCGACCTGATCGCGAGCTTCACGCTCAACGCCGGCGGGGGGAACACGTATGTGATATTCGGCAATAGTGGAAACTGGACGACGCCTCAGACGCTCAGCAACTTGCTCGACGGCACTCACGGCTTCCAGCTAACGAGCGCCATCGAAGGGGAATACCCTGCGCTGGCCACAGGCGATATCAATGGCGACGGCATTCCCGATCTGATTCTGGGCGTACCGTTTACCCCCATCGAAAGCCTTGGCCCCGGTTACGTTTACACTTACTTCGGTCACAAGAACAATCCGGCCAATCCCTGGCCCAATCCGAGCTACAACATCGACGGATTGTAG
- a CDS encoding IS66 family transposase, which translates to MSQAATSHECPQCAALRRQIAELEARLAKLEKNSTNSSKPPSSDFVKPAAALKKSRKGRKPGGQPGHPKHERTPFTEQQIDRRWDYSFDRCPDCAGKLKLLEQPASLVQQVEIVMRPIHVSEHRARACYCAKCRTTFIAPLPREVRKTGLLGPRLTALVGYLKGGCHCSYSTIRKFLRDVIGVTVCRGQLRKVCGKVSNSLEFSYQELLAMLPKEKQLNVDETGHPENGERLWTWCFRASLFTLFKIAPSRKSDVLVEALGTEFNGVLGCDYFSAYHKYMRLNKNVLVQFCLAHLIRDVKFLVGHPNAKNRTYGRRVLGTLRNLFGTIHRRDQYVSEETFRKALSKRAEALWVEATRGVPYTREAEALAKRFHDHGIEYIEFVTRPGIEPTNNLAEQAIRFVVIDRKITQGSRSEAGRRWLERIWTTMATCAQHGKSVFDFIDTTVRAFFRGTPCPSLLFDDTA; encoded by the coding sequence ATGAGCCAAGCCGCGACCAGTCACGAATGCCCGCAATGCGCCGCTCTGCGGCGGCAGATCGCCGAATTGGAAGCGCGTTTGGCCAAGCTGGAAAAGAATTCGACCAATTCGTCGAAGCCGCCGTCGAGCGATTTCGTCAAGCCGGCCGCCGCCCTGAAGAAGTCGCGGAAGGGTCGCAAGCCTGGCGGCCAACCGGGACATCCCAAGCACGAGCGGACTCCCTTTACGGAACAGCAGATCGACCGCCGCTGGGACTATTCCTTCGATCGCTGCCCGGACTGCGCCGGAAAGCTGAAACTTCTGGAGCAGCCGGCCAGCCTCGTGCAACAGGTCGAAATCGTGATGCGGCCGATCCACGTTTCGGAGCACCGCGCCCGGGCCTGTTACTGCGCCAAATGCCGGACGACGTTCATCGCGCCGCTGCCGCGAGAAGTCCGCAAGACGGGACTCCTCGGTCCGCGGCTGACGGCTCTGGTCGGTTACTTGAAAGGCGGCTGTCATTGTTCCTACAGCACGATTCGCAAGTTCCTGCGCGATGTGATTGGAGTGACCGTCTGTCGCGGGCAGCTCCGCAAGGTGTGCGGCAAAGTCTCGAATAGCCTGGAATTCTCCTACCAGGAATTGCTGGCGATGTTGCCGAAGGAAAAGCAACTGAACGTGGACGAGACCGGGCATCCGGAAAACGGCGAGCGGTTGTGGACCTGGTGCTTTCGAGCCTCGCTCTTCACGCTGTTCAAGATCGCTCCGTCACGGAAGAGCGATGTGCTCGTGGAAGCCCTGGGGACCGAGTTCAACGGCGTGCTTGGCTGCGACTACTTTAGCGCTTATCACAAGTACATGCGGCTGAACAAGAACGTGCTGGTACAATTCTGCCTGGCGCATCTGATCCGCGACGTGAAATTCCTGGTGGGCCATCCGAACGCCAAGAATCGGACCTACGGCCGGCGGGTCTTGGGCACGTTGCGTAACCTGTTCGGAACCATCCATCGCCGCGACCAATACGTGTCGGAAGAAACCTTTCGCAAAGCGTTGTCCAAACGGGCCGAGGCCCTCTGGGTTGAGGCCACGCGTGGGGTGCCTTATACGCGCGAGGCCGAGGCATTGGCGAAGCGATTTCACGATCACGGAATTGAGTACATCGAGTTCGTAACGAGGCCCGGCATCGAGCCCACCAACAATCTGGCGGAGCAGGCGATTCGCTTTGTGGTGATCGACCGGAAGATTACGCAAGGCAGCCGAAGCGAAGCGGGCCGCCGCTGGCTGGAACGCATTTGGACGACGATGGCGACCTGCGCTCAACATGGCAAAAGTGTGTTCGATTTCATCGACACAACGGTGCGAGCCTTCTTCCGAGGAACTCCGTGTCCCTCGTTGCTCTTCGACGACACGGCCTGA
- a CDS encoding tyrosine-type recombinase/integrase, translating to MASIYKRETSPFWWIQFIDADGERRNKSTELRADDPAQTVKARALRAQLEAKELNRSAGQITGGGWDTWVPQYLERHCQSPRTLERYTGTWSWLAFWLQEKHYHSPRVITYRNALEYIDWRTNYKKKTGKTAGRNTAIMELKLLAMIMGEAVRLGHADANPLVSLKLRRDKAAKKPELTDKEIRIIRKALKSEPEWMRIAFDIALHTGCRLRETRLPLNCIDFAENKITFPSPKGGEDRAFSVPMPSALRPLFERVRKSRKTFTVEFPFQPSRRWQQFFIKIGLPHLCFHCLRVTYVNRLRRAGVPREAAMRLVNHSSELIHQIYQRERVEDVAQWRDAVEFPV from the coding sequence ATGGCATCGATTTACAAAAGAGAGACTTCGCCGTTCTGGTGGATTCAATTCATTGACGCCGACGGTGAGCGGCGCAACAAGTCCACCGAATTGAGGGCGGACGATCCTGCTCAAACCGTCAAGGCACGCGCCCTGAGAGCGCAACTTGAAGCCAAAGAACTCAATCGCAGCGCCGGCCAAATCACTGGCGGCGGCTGGGATACCTGGGTGCCGCAATACTTGGAACGGCACTGCCAAAGCCCGCGCACACTGGAACGCTACACCGGCACTTGGTCTTGGCTTGCGTTCTGGCTGCAAGAAAAGCATTACCACTCACCTCGCGTCATCACCTACCGAAACGCCCTTGAATACATCGACTGGCGTACCAATTACAAGAAGAAAACAGGCAAGACGGCGGGACGCAACACAGCAATCATGGAATTGAAGCTCCTCGCCATGATAATGGGGGAGGCCGTGCGGCTCGGCCATGCCGACGCCAACCCGCTGGTGAGCCTCAAGCTGCGGCGAGACAAAGCCGCTAAAAAGCCGGAACTGACTGACAAGGAAATCCGGATCATTCGAAAAGCGTTGAAGAGCGAGCCGGAATGGATGCGGATCGCGTTCGATATTGCCCTGCACACCGGCTGCCGGTTGCGGGAAACGCGGTTGCCGCTAAACTGCATCGATTTTGCGGAGAACAAAATCACCTTCCCGTCCCCGAAAGGCGGCGAAGATCGGGCGTTCTCCGTGCCGATGCCGTCGGCGCTACGCCCGCTGTTTGAGCGCGTCCGCAAGTCGAGAAAGACATTCACCGTTGAGTTTCCATTTCAGCCGTCGCGCCGCTGGCAGCAATTCTTCATCAAAATCGGTCTGCCGCATTTGTGCTTTCATTGTCTGCGCGTCACCTACGTTAACCGTCTCCGGCGGGCCGGTGTGCCGCGTGAGGCCGCCATGCGGTTGGTGAATCATTCATCCGAACTGATCCATCAAATCTACCAACGGGAAAGAGTCGAGGACGTGGCACAATGGCGTGACGCTGTCGAATTTCCCGTGTAA
- a CDS encoding dynamin family protein: MFNENHKSHIRTVFQSVDELLSKMLQYLDSTHPPSPFSEHVPDATPVQGRVIADYAVRVRNSMLRLLQTHAIPLAEKRISAVWAARAAIMAARVSVDEMGPRIVRGYGALTDEDARALEAMIAQLQDILNRMDAFLAQGPGREMQSRLERLEKTGDAGRLLNELGQIITKYGLVEFRATLEMLAERFESDVFEIAVFGRVSSGKSSLLDYLLQTDALPVGVTPVTAIPIRTVYGDEARAVIDLAEAPSVVVAAKRLVEFAAEQQNPANSKHVTRIQLELPSSILRAGLAFVDTPGLGSLATAGSAESLWYLPRCDLGIVLVDASSTLVADDVSLVHSLYEAGADAMVLLSKADLLSDRDQQRAAEYARRQLHAEIARDTPVYSVSIKADGARLCDDWRREMLLPCLDDHRQRFQVSMRRKIGALRDAVVAALRKRIVAGPNTASALEPQLIEQSLSTTLAQMDRARYSVPKPFPAAGIMAHDVLTQAADRIASSWDSHAGPTQDVTGIVQSAADYAAQRIAAIAATGIQELNQAVTNTLQQCGDHSAAGTTDIIGAFRIAGLPLLDCARPELHAEVTRPLMGLFGKPKLVQGIQKQLESQVFRQLTAAFDRYQGRLLEWRRWSLDEMQRVFTAKAELHRSRFSPTECRTGESPQSATDIGRDIEHLIHIGDVAMCADTSADQYLR; encoded by the coding sequence ATGTTCAACGAGAATCACAAGTCGCACATCCGCACGGTTTTTCAATCCGTCGACGAACTTTTGTCAAAAATGCTCCAATATCTGGACTCGACGCATCCGCCGTCGCCATTCTCGGAGCATGTTCCTGACGCCACACCGGTCCAAGGAAGGGTCATCGCCGACTATGCCGTTCGTGTCCGAAACAGCATGCTTCGGCTGCTGCAAACCCATGCCATCCCGCTGGCGGAAAAGCGAATCAGTGCTGTCTGGGCTGCCCGCGCGGCGATCATGGCGGCGAGAGTGTCTGTCGATGAAATGGGCCCGCGAATTGTTCGCGGATACGGCGCTTTGACGGACGAAGACGCCCGTGCATTAGAAGCAATGATTGCCCAGCTTCAAGATATCCTGAACCGAATGGACGCGTTCTTGGCCCAAGGTCCCGGACGTGAGATGCAATCGCGATTGGAGCGGCTTGAGAAAACCGGTGATGCAGGGCGCTTGCTCAATGAGCTTGGTCAAATCATTACCAAATACGGTTTGGTGGAGTTCCGTGCGACCCTGGAAATGCTGGCCGAGCGATTCGAATCCGACGTATTTGAAATCGCGGTGTTCGGTCGTGTAAGTTCCGGCAAATCGTCGCTTTTGGACTATCTTCTGCAAACCGACGCTTTGCCGGTCGGGGTCACGCCGGTGACGGCCATACCGATTCGCACCGTGTACGGCGATGAGGCACGCGCCGTTATCGATCTGGCAGAGGCGCCCTCAGTGGTTGTTGCTGCGAAGCGTTTGGTTGAGTTCGCCGCCGAACAGCAGAATCCCGCGAATAGCAAGCACGTGACGCGAATTCAATTGGAACTCCCGTCTTCGATTCTTCGCGCTGGTTTGGCATTTGTCGATACTCCCGGCCTCGGTTCGTTGGCGACGGCTGGCAGCGCCGAATCGCTTTGGTATTTGCCGCGATGCGATCTCGGGATCGTGCTGGTGGACGCTTCGTCCACGCTAGTGGCCGACGACGTGTCACTGGTGCATTCTCTCTATGAGGCCGGCGCCGATGCGATGGTCTTATTGAGCAAGGCAGACCTTCTATCGGATAGGGATCAACAGCGGGCGGCCGAATATGCGCGACGGCAGTTGCACGCGGAGATCGCAAGGGATACGCCTGTGTATTCCGTCAGCATCAAGGCCGACGGTGCAAGACTCTGTGATGATTGGCGTCGCGAGATGCTGCTTCCGTGTCTGGATGATCATCGGCAGCGATTTCAAGTCTCGATGCGCCGAAAGATCGGTGCCCTCCGGGACGCAGTGGTGGCGGCTTTGAGAAAGCGAATAGTCGCCGGTCCGAACACGGCCTCCGCTCTCGAGCCACAGCTCATCGAACAATCCCTGTCGACAACGCTCGCGCAAATGGATCGTGCTCGCTATTCGGTCCCCAAACCGTTTCCGGCCGCCGGCATAATGGCTCACGACGTGCTAACGCAGGCCGCCGACCGAATCGCATCGAGTTGGGATAGCCATGCCGGGCCCACGCAGGATGTTACCGGAATAGTCCAATCGGCCGCCGACTATGCTGCCCAACGAATTGCCGCCATCGCCGCTACGGGCATTCAGGAACTGAATCAGGCGGTGACCAACACATTGCAACAATGCGGGGACCATTCCGCCGCCGGGACTACCGATATCATTGGTGCATTTCGAATCGCAGGATTGCCGCTCCTCGATTGTGCCAGACCGGAACTACATGCCGAGGTGACGCGCCCGCTCATGGGGCTATTCGGTAAGCCGAAACTTGTTCAGGGAATCCAGAAGCAATTGGAATCCCAGGTCTTCCGCCAACTGACGGCCGCTTTCGATCGTTACCAAGGCCGGCTCCTCGAATGGCGCCGCTGGTCCCTTGATGAAATGCAACGAGTTTTCACGGCCAAGGCAGAACTCCATCGCAGCCGCTTTTCGCCGACTGAATGTCGAACCGGAGAATCGCCGCAGAGTGCGACGGACATCGGCCGCGACATTGAGCACCTAATTCACATTGGAGATGTAGCCATGTGTGCGGATACCAGTGCCGATCAATATCTTCGGTAA
- a CDS encoding universal stress protein: MHRPSLTHPEKPSNIQALSQPQQLTAPLTEVVNGRVDESNRRENDAMFKKILIACDSSPSAYRAFRLGLEIAEKFDASITVLAVAQLPEPASIVESTTILELATEHYQTIFADLRKLAAAVGIVLETRVAIGHAAEQILHCADEEKVDLIVMGHRGKSAIKRWLLGSVSKRVISYATCSVLIAR; encoded by the coding sequence ATGCATCGTCCATCGTTAACACATCCTGAGAAACCATCAAACATTCAGGCTTTATCTCAACCGCAGCAATTGACAGCGCCGTTGACCGAAGTGGTCAACGGCCGAGTGGACGAATCCAACCGACGGGAGAACGATGCGATGTTCAAGAAAATCCTGATCGCTTGCGACAGTTCACCTTCCGCCTACCGAGCATTTCGCCTCGGCCTGGAAATCGCCGAGAAATTTGACGCATCAATCACGGTTTTAGCGGTTGCCCAACTGCCGGAGCCGGCGTCGATAGTCGAGAGCACGACAATACTTGAATTGGCCACCGAACACTATCAGACGATCTTCGCCGATCTGCGTAAATTAGCAGCGGCAGTCGGTATCGTGTTGGAAACGCGGGTGGCGATTGGCCACGCCGCGGAGCAAATCTTGCATTGCGCTGATGAAGAAAAGGTCGATTTGATCGTGATGGGACACCGCGGCAAGAGTGCCATCAAGCGCTGGCTGCTGGGATCGGTGTCGAAACGGGTTATCAGTTACGCCACTTGCTCCGTTCTGATAGCCCGCTAA